The Dunckerocampus dactyliophorus isolate RoL2022-P2 chromosome 13, RoL_Ddac_1.1, whole genome shotgun sequence genome window below encodes:
- the dglucy gene encoding D-glutamate cyclase, mitochondrial: MLAAVKRARSCLRYLRSMSYKGHQQTNVVILPKHLADDFEAFCHRNSAPLPLLYRSQSGENSCPPLAKHADIRTDISQYRVYQDGVPVENVSSLQNYSVSVRSTSQQPDGHQVKWSDMVCFYLGCSFGFEDTLKKAGVVVRNVEQGRNASMYKTAVPCIRTGAFSSPLGVSMYPIPPDMLEAAVQASHLNPQAHGAPVHIGDAAFLGIQDLSRPDYGDRVELQPADIPVFWACGMTAVEAIMSSKPTLAFSHTPDCMFLTDVHETSPIPLPIDNKASEPISLHPELTPLCFLISQNPLLYSLASKRAVSTIKKLDAIIGEDPGQRGIKALFVQDELLRSCLALSHASSVAITTGFPTHYMHSPPDETDGPPGAFAMATMLQSLGKQVTMVTDRRAFEMNQALIDKAVKSGVLKTTIPLVTFEESSPNSALEFLCHHGDPTKPRYDHLVAIERSGRASDGNYYNMRGINIKHLVDPIDDLFLAAEKIPGITTTGIGDGGNELGMGKVKEKVKNLMPKGDLIACDVPADYAITAGVSNWGGYAVACGLYLLYTCPTHQRYLNKGLGVDHITPNDLQDWTANLPSVKKEESILSTLVDFGIRSGKTGHLAMEVDGLTFHPSHSDIITRLLEVTLGSAK, translated from the exons ATGCTGGCTGCTGTTAAACGCGCAAGGTCTTGCCTGAGATACCTCAGGAGTATGTCTTACAAAG GACACCAGCAGACAAATGTAGTCATCCTGCCTAAGCATTTGGCTGATGACTTTGAGGCGTTCTGTCACAGAAACTCTGCACCTTTGCCACTCCTCTACCGCAGCCAATCTGGTGAGAACTCCTGCCCACCTCTGGCTAAACATGCTGACATCAg GACAGACATTTCACAATACAGAGTGTATCAGGATGGCGTCCCAGTCGAAAATGTCTCCAGCCTGCAGAACTACAGTGTTTCAGTCAG GAGTACATCACAACAGCCGGATGGTCATCAAGTCAAGTGGTCAGACATGGTGTGTTTCTATCTGGGCTGTAGCTTTGGCTTTGAGGACACCTTGAAGAAAGCTGGAGTTGTAGTCAGGAATGTGGAGCAAGGCAGAAATGCCAGCATGTACAAG ACTGCAGTTCCCTGTATTAGAACAGGTGCTTTCAGCTCCCCTCTTGGGGTGTCTATGTATCCAATTCCACCTGATATGTTAGAGGCAGCAGTCCAGGCCTCTCACCTTAATCCACAAGCACATGGAGCTCCTGTGCACATTGGGGATGCAg CTTTCCTTGGCATACAGGATCTATCCAGACCAGACTATGGGGATCGAGTTGAGCTGCAGCCTGCGGACATCCCAGTCTTTTGGGCCTGTGGAATGACAGCTGTAGAAGCAATAATGAGCAGCA AACCAACTTTGGCATTCAGTCACACACCTGACTGCATGTTCTTGACTGATGTACATGAAACCTCCCCCATACCTCTTCCCATTGACAACAAGGCATCTGAACCCATAAGCCTCCACCCAGAGCTGACCCCCCTCTGCTTTCTGATATCCCAAAATCCATTGTTGTATAGTTTGGCGTCCAAGAGAGCTGTGTCCACGATCAAGAAGCTGGATGCAATTATTGGAGAGGATCCAG GTCAACGAGGGATCAAAGCTTTGTTTGTCCAAGATGAACTTCTTCGCTCCTGTCTGGCACTCTCCCATGCGTCATCTGTTGCCATAACCACAGGTTTTCCCACACACTACATGCACAG TCCTCCTGATGAGACTGATGGCCCACCTGGAGCTTTTGCAATGGCTACCATGCTGCAATCTCTTGGCAAGCAAGTTACAATGGTGACAGACCGGAGAGCCTTCGAGATGAATCAGGCCCTCATTGATAAAGCTGTCAAGTCAG GTGTCCTGAAAACCACAATTCCACTGGTCACCTTCGAAGAGAGCAGTCCAAACTCTGCGCTTGAGTTTTTGTGCCACCATGGTGACCCCACTAAGCCCAG GTATGACCACCTGGTGGCGATAGAGCGGAGCGGGAGAGCTTCAGATGGGAACTACTACAACATGAGAGGAATAAACATCAAACATCTTGTGGATCCAATTGATGACCTGTTTCTTGCTGCAGAGAAGATACCAGGAATTACAACTACAG GAATTGGTGATGGAGGCAATGAGCTGGGGATGGGGAAAGTGAAGGAGAAAGTGAAAAACTTGATGCCAAAGGGGGATCTGATAGCCTGTGATGTTCCTGCTGACTACGCCATCA ctgcaggggtgtccaactggGGAGGGTACGCTGTGGCCTGTGGCCTTTACCTGCTGTATACCTGTCCCACCCACCAGCGGTACCTAAATAAAGGACTGGGAGTGGATCACATAACCCCAAACGATTTACAAGACTGGACTGCTAACCTGCCATCTGTGAAGAAG gaGGAGTCTATCTTGTCAACTCTGGTGGATTTTGGCATTCGAAGTGGGAAGACTGGTCACCTGGCCATGGAGGTGGATGGTTTGACCTTTCACCCATCACATTCTGACATCATAACCAGACTACTGGAGGTCACCCTTGGCTCAGCCAAATAG